GGTTTACAGATTTAACTAGAGGAAAAGTACCTCTTCGTGCAATCTCTCCTCGAATTCCTCACGTTAATCATGATTATTTTGCGTATCTCTGGTTATTTCAAGGTATTTATGAAAATGAGTTAAGTAATAGTAGAATACATCCAGATCTGTTTAATATATATAAAAATTGATTTTAAGGCTATTATATTAGCTCTTTCAGTCGGTCGTTTTCTGTGAGGTGGCCAATATCTTTTCATACCATTGGTATGGGATAAATTTATGAAGCAGTAAAGAAATGAGATTTTTTATAGCGTTATTGTTACTATTCTTAATTAGTTCCTCTGTTGTTTATGCGCAGAGAGAAGATTCTTCAGCATCAGACTCTGTTGATCATCATCATTATTTGGTTTATTTTGACCCGAACCCAAACGACTTCGTTAATAAAAATTTAAGAAAGTATTTCACGAAAAATGAAAGAAAAAAATTAAGAGATGCAAGGCTGATCTCGGTCAATGCCGTCATTGACATAGAAGAACATGCAATTATTAGACTTTATTCATCAGATTCGGTAAAAGTTAATGACCAACTTATGGAAAAGTTAATAAATATAATTGCGAATAACATAACTGTTTCGCCAAAAAAACTCCCATTTCAAGTCGAGGATAAAAAATATATGGAAAGGGTATTTTACTTAACTACCCATAATTACTGATACGTATGCCCATTCTGGTTCAAAGTATAAAATATAGAAAGCCTTGCAGTAAATGCAGGGCTTTTTTCTATGAGCATCGGGAGAAGTAAGACTAATATTTTACTTTATTCTGTAGAGATATTCAATCCCCATCATTACTAAGGCTGTTGCTGGGGCTTTTTGGCGAAGCCAATAGTGGAAATACCTACGAGTAATCGACGTATAATGCTTTTAGCAGAGCGGATGATAATAGTATGATGGTAGCAGGTAACAATGCGGGAAGCACTGTCCCGGCAGCTTATCTGAATAGGGATTAGGCATTATTTTTTCCTTGCGGTGACAATACTTTTGAGAGAGGTTTATGGTAAGGTAATTTCGAAAGCTGATTTAAAGGAATTTCTCAACAATTGGGTTGAGAAATAAAAGTGAGCAAGAAAAAAGGAGGAAGCTAAGAAAAACCTAAAACCGTTAATTAATTTATTAACAATTTTGATTCTCTGGAAGAAGGGACGTATGAATGGGATGGAGATGATTTTAATAAGGTAGATTAATTTTATATATGAAAAATATCAGTCTAATTTTTATAGTAGTACTTTCTGTTTTTTTATGTTGTACTCATGATAAGAAAGACATCAATTCGAAAAAGCCAATAGCGATGGTTAATATAGAATTTGATTCAATATGTTTAGACAAGAAAAAGTTGATTGAAACAGTTTTAAATAATCCTGATCTTATTAGATATTCAAGGTTGAAAAACGTAAAAAAAGTATTTGCGGTTATTCTTATAGATTTTAATAGTGATTATGATGATTGCAAGTTACCTCCTTACATTCAAGGCGGTGATACTTTAGAAATTAAGAGTGAAAAGGATTCAGTGAATACGATGAACATACCAATTTATGAGTTTAAAGAAGTAAATATTGTTGGCGATTCTGCTTATATATATGTGGAATTTGATATTTCAGGAGCTATTGCTTATGGCAGTTTAAGTAGATTAAAAGGAGACTGGGTACCTGATAGCGCGTTTATTATGGGTGTTAGGTAGTTTCAGTTTGCAATGGTTTTGCCTAGAGGAATTACATGAAAAGCCTTGCAGAGATGCAGGGTTTTTATCATTTATGACTATAGACTCCAACTGATCCAGCATGAAGAAGAACAAAAAGAAAATGCTAATGAGGAGTTTAGTGATTGCGTGAAAAGAAGTGATTGTACATAAAAAAGCAAAAAATGACAAGCGAAGAAAAAATAGTCAGTGATATAAAATCTTATGGTTGGCACATTATCAATGTGTTTGAAGGAAGTGAGAGCTACCAATTTTCCTATACAATCGGATTATATAGAACATATAATGTACCCGAATTGGTTATATCAGGTTTGCCTCGAGAGATAAGTTGTCCGATCCTGAGTCATATTGTTGAAGATATAAAGAATGGTAAAAGAATGAGTTCCAATATGAAGTCAGTAGATTATATAGAAGGATACAGCTGTTACTTTGGTTTGGTAGATAAATCAAAGTATGCAGAGTACTTTGGGAAGGCTCTTTGGTATTATAAGGGTAATAACTTTCCAATGCTACAATGTGCATGGCCTAATAGAGATAACCTCTTTCCGTGGGAAGCGGAAATGGTTATTAATCAGGATATTTTATTCAATAATTAGAGTGCTTGTGAAATTATTTTTTTGTTTGGACATGGAGGCAAGAACAGACTCAGTCAGGGAAGGAAAGAAGGGATACCAGTGGCTACAGGATGCAAGAACCTTGAAAATGCACTCAGGAAATGTTCCCAGCTGTCCTTAGTCTTCCGGTAGGGTGGCTAAGAACTTGTAAATGAAATAAAGTGTCTGTGACACGGCAAACTAGAAACCTAGGAATTTACTTCCAAGATGAATTGAAATATAGAAGCCTTGTCGCAATACGAGGCTTTTTTACTTTACAGGGCCCTAAGCCTAGCGGCTTTAATTACTATGGGAATATCATTTTTATAGACTTTGACTTTAAAAAACTCCAATCCTTTGCCGAAGTATTAAAGTCAAAGGGCTATGATTTTGTAGATATTTTTAAAGCAGAAATGGAAGAAGGAAGTAATGTTCAAGAGTACTATTTACAAGTAGAAAAAGTAGAGAAACATAATGTGAATAGCCTAATGAGAAGAAATAATGAATTTTATGAGCTGGCTATTACTCAAAAGGGCATGTTTTATGATGGCTTTGATACATGGAAGCCATAAATTGATGCGAATAGATTGAGCTTGCCAACTGTCCATAATCTCAATAGCGTGGAAGTTACTCACCATCAATTAACGGTCGGTCTCTATTAATGTGAAATCTATTGTTTACAAATGTTTAATCGAAGTTACTACTATTGCTGAAAAGGCGTTATTTGCAAAATATTCAAATATCACTTTTTAGTTAATTTTTATACTTAAATAAAATTCAATTTATCGAACTATGAAATTAAATGTGTTGGCTCTGATGGTCTTGCTTTTCTGTATTCATGTGGCGGAGGCTCAGGTGCAAAATGACAGGGGAACTGTTACTCTTAAAAATGGTGAAAAGGTAGAGGGGCTGATCCGCTACAGTTATGATGAAGCCGGTAAAGTTATAGTGGAGGCCGGGCAAGGAAAGCAAACCTACTCTCCAAATGATGTTGAGAACATTGTGCTGGAAAATGGACGAAGGCTGGTCTCTAAAGTTTATGATAAAGCCTCTGGGCAAGCTTTGATCCTTCAATCGATCATTGAATCTACAGGCATCAGTTTATACAGCGAGGAAAAGTCGGATGTGCTTAGGTATTATGCAGAGAAGGAGGGCGAAATGCACCTGCTGACCAATAACAAAGTAAAAGTAGTAAGAGACAATGTTCCGTATCACCGGGATGATAAAAAGTACATTGGCCAGCTGACTATTTTGATGTCGGACAGGCCGGAGCTGGTTAGCAAGCTGAAAGACATTAAATTAAAGGAAGCCGACCTGATCAGGGTGATCCAGGCCTACAATCGTGGTGATGTTTCATATTTTATGGAGTCAGATAACTCCTTGAGCCGCCAGCCTAACTGGTTGTATTTTATGCAGTACTCACACTATGGTACTTTCCTGCTGGATGATGTAGTCGGTGGAGGCGGTATGGCCGGCTTTCAGTTTTATTTTGCCAAAGAGAAGCGCAGCTCCCTTAAGTTTGGTTTTAACCATTCCCAATACAAGTACAACGATGAAGAAAAAGCCAAT
This region of Fulvivirga ulvae genomic DNA includes:
- a CDS encoding DUF4262 domain-containing protein, with the protein product MTSEEKIVSDIKSYGWHIINVFEGSESYQFSYTIGLYRTYNVPELVISGLPREISCPILSHIVEDIKNGKRMSSNMKSVDYIEGYSCYFGLVDKSKYAEYFGKALWYYKGNNFPMLQCAWPNRDNLFPWEAEMVINQDILFNN
- a CDS encoding ribonuclease E inhibitor RraB translates to MKYRSLVAIRGFFTLQGPKPSGFNYYGNIIFIDFDFKKLQSFAEVLKSKGYDFVDIFKAEMEEGSNVQEYYLQVEKVEKHNVNSLMRRNNEFYELAITQKGMFYDGFDTWKP